ATCGCCGCGCAGGCGGCCGTCGGCCTGCAGCTCCTGAATGCGCGCCAGCGCCTGTTGGTAGTTCTGCGCTACCAGGTTCTCGGCCAGGGCCCGGCCTTCGCCGTCGGCCTGATCGATGAGCTGGCGGGTGAACAGCCGCGCGGCGTCCGGGTCTTCGAGCAGGCAGCGCAGGTGCGCGGCGGTGTAGCAGGCCAGCACCTGGGCGGTGCCCTGGTCGGCACGGGGCTGCTCGGCGAGCAGAGCGCTGAAGTCGGCGGCGCAGTGTTCCATCACCGCCTGGTACAGCGCCCACTTGCTGGCGTAGTGGTGAAAGACGTTGGCCTTGCTCACTTCGGCGGCCTCGGCGATATCGCGGATGGACACGCCGTCGTAGCCGCGCTCGGCGAACAGGCGCTTGGCCGCTTCCAGCATGCGCCGGGCGGCGTCGGTGCGTTGTTCCTGAGGGCTGTTCCGGGTCATGACCTGGCTTGCTGACTAACCGATCGGTCAGGAATTATGAGGGTGCTTTGGCGGGGTGTAAATGCCCAGGAGAAAAAACCTGTCGGGGTACCGTCACCGGGCGGGGGCGCCCGCCCGGTGATGCGAGCCGGCATTCGGGAGTTTCCGCGTTCTATCGCGCCAGGCTTTGCAGGCGTGAGCTGACGTCCTGAACGCCGTCCACGCTTTGCGCCAACTGCAGTGCCCGCTCACCATGGGCGCTCTCCGCCACGGTGCCGTACAGGGTGATGCGCCCGCCCAGGCTGTCCACGGTGATGCGTTTGCCGTCCAGCCGCTCGTCGGCGAGCAGGCGGGCCTTTACCCGGCGTACCAGCGCCAGGTCGTCGGCCGGGGGCATGAGGGATTCGGTGACCCGCGCGAGTTGGGTGGGGTCGGCGCTCTCGCGGTCCGAGGCGCTGTGGGCGGTTGCCGGCAGCAGTAACAGCGCCGGCAGCAGGCCGGCGAGGGCCCGTCGGGCGAAACGGCGGCGGGTGGCGGGGTGGTGGCGCGGCATCGGCGGCATGGTCCGGTTGTTGGCTGAGGGCACGTCTTTCATGTGT
This DNA window, taken from Alkalilimnicola sp. S0819, encodes the following:
- a CDS encoding TetR/AcrR family transcriptional regulator, coding for MTRNSPQEQRTDAARRMLEAAKRLFAERGYDGVSIRDIAEAAEVSKANVFHHYASKWALYQAVMEHCAADFSALLAEQPRADQGTAQVLACYTAAHLRCLLEDPDAARLFTRQLIDQADGEGRALAENLVAQNYQQALARIQELQADGRLRGDTDPALLALLLGGVNMAIFQLRNVLPRLAEHDPLEDPDAFAEGIVKLLIDGILPRE
- a CDS encoding BON domain-containing protein; amino-acid sequence: MPPMPRHHPATRRRFARRALAGLLPALLLLPATAHSASDRESADPTQLARVTESLMPPADDLALVRRVKARLLADERLDGKRITVDSLGGRITLYGTVAESAHGERALQLAQSVDGVQDVSSRLQSLAR